In one window of Camelus bactrianus isolate YW-2024 breed Bactrian camel chromosome 13, ASM4877302v1, whole genome shotgun sequence DNA:
- the LOC105070968 gene encoding F-box only protein 6 isoform X2 has product MAGVSINELPESILLEVFMHLPARQLLLNCRPVCSLWRDIIDLVTLWKRKCLREGFVTEDWDQPVADWKVFFFLCSLRRNLLRNPCAEEDMTSWQIDSNGGDHWKVERLPGPHGTEFPDSKVKKYFVTSYEMCLKSQLIDLKAEGYWEELLDTFRPDIVVKDWFAARADCGCTYHIRVQLASADYIILASFEPPPVTIHQWNDARWTEALLTACHLTAIHPSSVPASGVPKVASRQELSL; this is encoded by the exons ATGGCCGGGGTCAGCATCAACGAGCTGCCCGAGAGCATCCTGCTGGAGGTGTTCATGCACCTGCCCGCCCGCCAGCTGCTGCTGAACTGCCGCCCTGTCTGCAGTCTCTGGCGCGACATCATTGACCTCGTGACCCTCTGGAAGCGAAAATGCCTGCGTGAGGGCTTCGTCACCGAGGACTGGGACCAGCCCGTGGCCGACTGgaaggtctttttctttctgtgcagCCTTCGCAGGAACCTCCTGCGCAACCCATGTGCTGAAG AGGATATGACGTCCTGGCAAATCGACTCCAATGGGGGGGACCACTGGAAGGTGGAGCGCCTCCCCGGACCTCATGGCACAGAGTTTCCTGACTCCAAAGTCAAGAAGTACTTTGTCACGTCCTATGA AATGTGTCTCAAGTCCCAGCTGATAGACCTCAAAGCCGAGGGCTACTGGGAGGAGCTACTGGACACCTTCCGGCCGGACATCGTGGTTAAGGACTG GTTCGCCGCCAGGGCAGACTGTGGCTGCACCTACCACATCCGAGTACAGCTGGCCTCGGCCGACTACATCATCCTAGCCTCCTTTGAGCCCCCGCCTGTGACCATCCATCAGTGGAACGATGCCAGGTGGACAGAG GCCCTTCTGACAGCCTGTCATCTGACAGCCATTCATCCGTCCTCTGTCCCGGCCAGTGGAGTGCCAAAGGTTGCCTCCAGGCAAGAGCTGAGCCTATAG
- the LOC105070968 gene encoding F-box only protein 6 isoform X1, translating to MAGVSINELPESILLEVFMHLPARQLLLNCRPVCSLWRDIIDLVTLWKRKCLREGFVTEDWDQPVADWKVFFFLCSLRRNLLRNPCAEEDMTSWQIDSNGGDHWKVERLPGPHGTEFPDSKVKKYFVTSYEMCLKSQLIDLKAEGYWEELLDTFRPDIVVKDWFAARADCGCTYHIRVQLASADYIILASFEPPPVTIHQWNDARWTEVSHTFSDYPPGVRHILFQHGGKDTQFWAGWYGPRVTNSSIVISHKMTRNPAPSTAHP from the exons ATGGCCGGGGTCAGCATCAACGAGCTGCCCGAGAGCATCCTGCTGGAGGTGTTCATGCACCTGCCCGCCCGCCAGCTGCTGCTGAACTGCCGCCCTGTCTGCAGTCTCTGGCGCGACATCATTGACCTCGTGACCCTCTGGAAGCGAAAATGCCTGCGTGAGGGCTTCGTCACCGAGGACTGGGACCAGCCCGTGGCCGACTGgaaggtctttttctttctgtgcagCCTTCGCAGGAACCTCCTGCGCAACCCATGTGCTGAAG AGGATATGACGTCCTGGCAAATCGACTCCAATGGGGGGGACCACTGGAAGGTGGAGCGCCTCCCCGGACCTCATGGCACAGAGTTTCCTGACTCCAAAGTCAAGAAGTACTTTGTCACGTCCTATGA AATGTGTCTCAAGTCCCAGCTGATAGACCTCAAAGCCGAGGGCTACTGGGAGGAGCTACTGGACACCTTCCGGCCGGACATCGTGGTTAAGGACTG GTTCGCCGCCAGGGCAGACTGTGGCTGCACCTACCACATCCGAGTACAGCTGGCCTCGGCCGACTACATCATCCTAGCCTCCTTTGAGCCCCCGCCTGTGACCATCCATCAGTGGAACGATGCCAGGTGGACAGAG gTCTCCCACACCTTCTCGGATTACCCTCCAGGTGTCCGCCACATCCTCTTCCAGCACGGGGGCAAGGACACCCAGTTCTGGGCAGGCTGGTACGGGCCCCGTGTCACCAACAGCAGCATCGTCATCAGCCATAAGATGACCAGGAACCCGGCCCCCTCCACGGCTCACCCCTAG